The following are encoded together in the Pleurocapsa sp. FMAR1 genome:
- the panB gene encoding 3-methyl-2-oxobutanoate hydroxymethyltransferase, protein MAVTIQQLTQWKEAGRSIISLTAWEYSLAQVLDLAGVDIILVGDSLAMVGLGHNSTLPVTLDEMIHHAKAVCRGVKKALVVCDLPFMSYQASITQAMEAAARVLKETDAAAIKLEGGSSRIVETVAELTAVGIPVMGHVGLTPQSFRILGYKQQGKTIENANLIIDQAIALQQAGAFAIVLEHIPRDLAATITSKLTIPTIGIGAGNKCDGQVLVTADLLGLSAKQPPFAKSYVNLRQVISDAVQEFSQEVQNKEFPQS, encoded by the coding sequence ATGGCAGTAACTATACAGCAATTAACTCAATGGAAAGAAGCAGGACGGTCGATTATTTCTCTCACAGCCTGGGAATATAGTCTGGCGCAGGTATTAGATCTAGCAGGAGTAGACATAATTCTGGTAGGAGATTCTTTGGCGATGGTGGGCTTGGGTCATAATAGTACTCTGCCTGTAACCCTAGACGAAATGATTCATCATGCTAAAGCCGTTTGTCGCGGGGTCAAAAAAGCCTTGGTTGTCTGTGATTTGCCTTTTATGAGCTATCAAGCTAGTATCACGCAGGCAATGGAAGCAGCAGCAAGAGTGCTAAAAGAAACGGATGCAGCAGCTATAAAGTTGGAAGGAGGAAGTTCGCGCATCGTTGAAACAGTTGCCGAATTAACCGCCGTAGGTATTCCTGTCATGGGTCATGTTGGCTTAACTCCCCAGTCATTTCGGATTTTAGGCTACAAGCAACAGGGAAAAACGATTGAAAACGCAAATTTAATTATCGATCAGGCGATCGCCTTACAGCAAGCGGGAGCATTTGCGATTGTTCTCGAACATATCCCTAGAGATTTAGCTGCCACCATTACTTCTAAGCTAACTATTCCTACCATTGGTATTGGTGCAGGGAATAAATGTGATGGTCAAGTTTTGGTTACCGCCGACTTATTAGGCTTGTCAGCCAAACAGCCACCTTTTGCTAAATCTTACGTCAACTTACGGCAGGTTATTAGTGATGCCGTTCAAGAATTTAGTCAAGAAGTACAAAATAAAGAGTTTCCTCAGTCATGA